From the Companilactobacillus ginsenosidimutans genome, the window TTATCAGAACGCAAAAATTTATGAAATCCATCTTGTGCCACAATACCAGAAGCGCCAATTCCGAAGAATCCAATGGATTGGCAGCTATCAATGATATCGGTTGCTGCTTTTAATTGATCCTCAGTCAAAACCTGTTCAGTCGCAGTCAAGGTAGATATATTACCATTGAATATTTTCTGAGTCATAGCTAAGTATGAATCGTTAGCAGTTATATCTTGAAAAAGTGTGCCGTTGTTTTGTTCACCAGATGTTAGCAAGCTTAATTTGAAGTCTTGAAAACTTTGATAACCTAACATCTTTGCAAATCGAGAAATTGAAGATATAGAAACATTAGCATCTTCAGCCAAGTCATTAATCGTCAGCCCAGAATCAAACGTGTTGTTTTCTAAAATGTAATCTGCAATTTCTTTATATGTTCCCTTGAGATTATGATAGTAGCTTTGTATAACGTAAT encodes:
- a CDS encoding MurR/RpiR family transcriptional regulator, whose product is MANNINYVIQSYYHNLKGTYKEIADYILENNTFDSGLTINDLAEDANVSISSISRFAKMLGYQSFQDFKLSLLTSGEQNNGTLFQDITANDSYLAMTQKIFNGNISTLTATEQVLTEDQLKAATDIIDSCQSIGFFGIGASGIVAQDGFHKFLRSDKKPYFTMDFHMQLMMATKMTDQDCAVVISHSGENQDTLQIVSELRKNHVKIIGITSYGNSTLTNLVDVCLLSISDETKYQNEALHAIIAQISLVDTLFMITAVHDEKQTSSVFKEIRDTINQTRVGKG